In the genome of Flammeovirga agarivorans, the window GTAAGTGCCTTTTTGATGTACTTTGTGTCGAGACCTAGTTCATAATATCTCCATGCAAAAGAATTGAGCATATTACTCGCCATTAGTGGTTCTTTTACTTTAAGAGCAGCAGCAGCTTTATCAATTTCAATACTTGCATTCTGATAATCTTCAGCTTTGAAATAATAATTGATATTGAAATTTGAGATAATTTTCTCTGAAAGGTGGCTTGGTACTTTCTTTCTGATCACATCAAAAGAAGCTTCCCATTCTTTTCTAGAAGCTTCACCTTTTATCAATGGTCTCATGGTATTGTATGCCATCGATTGATAAGCTTCATCTGTATCAATTGTTAGTTTTGGTAAGACATCAATGATAGCAGAGTTCAAATCAGCATCATAGCTACTTACTAATATAAGTTTTGAGATCTCCTCATTTTTATAGTCATCATCAGACAATGTTTTCAGCCATTTATTCAAGATCACATCATTAGACGTAAATGCCTGGCCTGCAGCCTTGATATAGTTTTGTAAATCTTCCTGTTTTGCATTCTCTTTTAAGGCTTTTTTCTCTAATGCATAAAGCTGTTTTGAAGGATCTACAGCATCTTTTCCTATTTCGATAAATTTCGCTGCTTCTGGGGCTCCAACAGATTTATGGACTAATTCTCCTTCTGCTGAAAAGAATAAAAGTGTAGGGTAGGCTTTAACATCAAAAGCTTTGGCCAACTCAATACCTTCACCTTTTTCCATATCAAAGGCAACACTGATAAAAGTTTCATTGTAAAACTTCCCAACTTCATCTTGAGGGAATATCTTTTTCTTTAGCATTTTACAAGGACCACACCATGTAGTGTAAGCATCCATAAAGATGTGCTTGTTTTGTTTCTTTGCTTCGGCTTTGGCTTCTTCCCAAGTTCCTTCGAAGAATTGGATACCTTGTGCGAAAGTAGAAAGAGAGACGGACAATAGAATGAATAAAGTTGAAATTAGTTTCATTGGAAGTCGTTATGGTTGATTTAAATATTTAAATTGTACTACAAGATAGCCGAATTGGATGAAGTTGAAGAAAATTAAACGCTTTTTAACCTGAAGTTTATACCAAAATGATACGGCTTCATCTGTAAGATTGTCGGCTTCAAAGCCCAAAAAAGTGGATTGAGTAAGAATCAGCATCATTGATGAACATATTGGTGTATAACAAAATGTACATAATCAATGACCTTATTTTCCATCTC includes:
- a CDS encoding thioredoxin fold domain-containing protein, which gives rise to MKLISTLFILLSVSLSTFAQGIQFFEGTWEEAKAEAKKQNKHIFMDAYTTWCGPCKMLKKKIFPQDEVGKFYNETFISVAFDMEKGEGIELAKAFDVKAYPTLLFFSAEGELVHKSVGAPEAAKFIEIGKDAVDPSKQLYALEKKALKENAKQEDLQNYIKAAGQAFTSNDVILNKWLKTLSDDDYKNEEISKLILVSSYDADLNSAIIDVLPKLTIDTDEAYQSMAYNTMRPLIKGEASRKEWEASFDVIRKKVPSHLSEKIISNFNINYYFKAEDYQNASIEIDKAAAALKVKEPLMASNMLNSFAWRYYELGLDTKYIKKALTWVNQSVMIEENYYNLDTQAHICFSLGKYDKALVACEKAIEAGKKKGDDVSGTESLLAKIKKEMK